In bacterium, a genomic segment contains:
- a CDS encoding archaeosortase/exosortase family protein, with translation MTSKSSKHSMPPAHRAVLFSVFILVAAWIWANLPRLAAGQNGVLSFFLGSLFALALIFRPKLTDEGFKLSGLKLGLIGATGTLMAIFGMIIPIHQVEWLGMLLILYAALAWALPRRHGKDLLLALFLIYWIHPLPSQLFGPIQLGMQSLSVKMSEGLLQALNVRVWGDDLVLRVGTRVFGVPEACSGMKTAITVLFCGMGVGLLMRFGKRAMIGLLGVGMVQVLLLNVIRISGMVWFGKDKPPNWNEQALHDTMGIFLLLAVGLIHLDAVLLRQWLAFRYRKKTLAAINDEVGEDEEKLKRLPYFWRFAFQWWIHLTVLAMVLIVAWIFHSRLNVSHRAEMIRGVAQGLASYDMETSQRAIQAALILAPENSELLTDLARIKINRGKQEEALRIIQRRPVKDRTLEERVLEVRALLELKRVPEAAKTVALFPAESRQLPGVALVLAEFYAVLDKPSEVATYVVLATRGVGTQERIRRLFPYMAARDLWDSVRLSDSDLPYATTLQGLIAVEARLRVGDITSAANVLRRAMKNRELEPAFLNPTIRIMRDRPEAEWQSLFETLFKANLKTLQAPELSLAMDGAFSIGRPDIGWLAFTRLTTVAPDDPILLIAPAEYGRKWFQFRHEVMGVGGYGEAMLDAKPFFQISAGQSPWKELWERIPMAEELGGLITREGYEHQLKLCLDALSSMESKKALDMRLKLLWGRVLGELGRWDEAHAKLLFFEKQTSQQHNLFLVAHADLYKAQGDWEMCYETLSEYVRSESHPPLTVWLDLSHAAMSLEFGSYAMQCMEEARHDYPESEEWSLAMAGMWSFFGFSEEALFVVNHMKHAPHPALRAKLLLASGRVTEGQKLVRVENLSDTPIPKQQTELLPPAEWALEWRGGKLEDEDYALERKALKPKQTPFLKSLQAAKASWFASKGQGTTSDLSKWTIGRDSRENALALGELTLLLMRQGRTNEALIAINKALEYQPSSGLLNRLHVLLKKDVNTVKTTLAAQPLDSELWLAYLVAQVRSTTNSNWADREIQKAVDNDLYPPGTLVRAGDLFLRYNLTNAASIAAHAAIKNGQGLLPADVLGVTTAIKLQDNAWALLCARAGTEHAIEPWPFYKIIIGLKIRSGKADPDIIRALEGLASHYPEESVWAQRLGELYFQKGQTDRALGVLEDALAREVGNKQALPRTYLLAAESARREGNIARAIKILKSAYVRYPADLNVLNNLIFTLAQDPLYIADALSLLPTLLSNEKNDFAIHDTAALVYTRAGNLAEAEKHMQKALSLVKKGDYAWLEVYLNAAEAQIKLGKLREARESLSLILKTQERSSIIDARARELQDELSRKEREQTKWF, from the coding sequence ATGACTTCTAAGTCTTCCAAACATTCCATGCCGCCCGCACATCGGGCCGTACTTTTTTCGGTCTTTATTTTAGTCGCTGCGTGGATTTGGGCCAATCTACCCCGCCTCGCGGCCGGTCAAAACGGAGTCCTCTCCTTTTTTCTAGGCTCCCTTTTTGCCCTCGCACTCATTTTCAGGCCCAAACTTACCGATGAGGGCTTCAAATTGTCGGGTTTAAAACTTGGACTCATCGGCGCAACGGGAACGTTAATGGCAATTTTCGGAATGATCATTCCCATCCATCAAGTGGAATGGCTGGGAATGCTTTTGATTTTATATGCGGCCCTGGCGTGGGCCTTGCCAAGACGCCACGGGAAAGACCTGCTCCTCGCCCTGTTTCTCATCTATTGGATTCATCCCCTGCCCAGTCAGCTCTTCGGTCCCATCCAATTGGGTATGCAGTCCCTGTCGGTCAAGATGAGTGAGGGCTTGCTTCAAGCCTTGAACGTCCGGGTCTGGGGTGATGATCTGGTGCTACGCGTCGGCACACGGGTGTTTGGGGTTCCCGAGGCCTGTAGTGGAATGAAAACAGCCATCACGGTGCTCTTCTGCGGAATGGGCGTGGGTCTGCTGATGCGATTTGGCAAACGGGCAATGATCGGACTTCTCGGTGTAGGTATGGTTCAGGTTTTGCTTCTCAATGTCATCCGTATTTCCGGCATGGTCTGGTTCGGTAAAGATAAACCACCAAACTGGAATGAACAGGCCCTACACGACACCATGGGCATTTTCCTCCTGCTGGCCGTGGGCCTCATTCATCTGGACGCCGTCCTGCTTCGTCAGTGGCTTGCCTTCCGATACCGTAAAAAAACCCTTGCGGCTATAAATGATGAAGTCGGGGAGGATGAGGAAAAATTAAAGCGCTTGCCCTACTTCTGGCGCTTTGCCTTCCAGTGGTGGATACATTTGACCGTCTTGGCCATGGTCTTGATCGTGGCGTGGATATTTCATTCACGCCTGAACGTATCTCACCGCGCCGAGATGATTCGCGGTGTGGCACAGGGATTGGCCTCATATGATATGGAGACCTCCCAACGTGCTATTCAGGCGGCACTGATTTTGGCCCCCGAAAATAGTGAACTCCTGACAGATCTGGCTCGGATTAAAATCAACAGAGGAAAACAGGAGGAAGCCCTGCGCATTATCCAGCGCCGACCAGTCAAGGATCGTACTCTTGAAGAGCGGGTTCTTGAAGTCAGGGCCCTTCTGGAACTCAAACGAGTCCCCGAAGCAGCCAAAACGGTTGCTTTGTTTCCCGCTGAATCACGTCAACTTCCCGGAGTCGCATTGGTTCTTGCTGAATTTTATGCCGTTCTGGATAAACCGTCCGAGGTGGCAACCTATGTTGTTCTGGCAACAAGAGGCGTCGGAACTCAGGAACGTATTCGCCGCTTGTTCCCCTATATGGCAGCCCGGGATCTCTGGGATTCTGTCCGGCTTTCAGACTCGGATCTCCCCTATGCAACCACTCTTCAGGGTCTTATTGCCGTAGAAGCACGGCTCCGGGTGGGCGACATCACCAGTGCCGCCAATGTACTTCGCCGGGCCATGAAAAATCGGGAACTGGAACCGGCTTTTTTAAATCCCACCATCCGGATCATGCGTGATCGCCCGGAGGCCGAATGGCAAAGCCTGTTTGAAACTCTCTTCAAGGCTAACCTTAAAACACTCCAGGCCCCCGAATTATCTCTGGCCATGGATGGAGCCTTTTCCATTGGCCGCCCCGATATTGGCTGGCTGGCCTTTACCCGTCTGACCACTGTAGCGCCGGATGACCCCATACTGCTGATTGCCCCCGCTGAATATGGTCGCAAATGGTTCCAATTCCGCCACGAGGTTATGGGGGTGGGTGGGTATGGAGAAGCTATGCTGGATGCCAAGCCCTTCTTCCAGATCTCTGCCGGCCAATCGCCTTGGAAAGAATTATGGGAACGCATTCCCATGGCCGAAGAACTCGGCGGCCTCATTACGCGTGAGGGTTATGAACACCAACTTAAACTTTGCCTTGATGCCCTTAGCTCCATGGAATCCAAGAAGGCCCTCGATATGCGCCTTAAACTCCTCTGGGGCCGCGTACTGGGCGAACTGGGCCGTTGGGATGAAGCCCACGCCAAACTCCTTTTTTTCGAAAAACAGACAAGCCAGCAGCATAATCTCTTCCTGGTCGCACACGCGGATCTATACAAGGCCCAAGGGGATTGGGAAATGTGTTACGAAACCCTTTCTGAATATGTGCGTTCCGAATCACACCCCCCGTTAACCGTCTGGCTCGATTTATCCCATGCGGCCATGTCGCTTGAATTTGGCTCCTACGCCATGCAATGCATGGAAGAGGCCCGTCACGATTACCCTGAGTCAGAAGAATGGTCTTTGGCGATGGCGGGCATGTGGAGTTTCTTCGGTTTCAGCGAAGAGGCGCTCTTTGTGGTGAATCACATGAAACATGCACCGCACCCAGCTCTGCGGGCAAAATTACTTCTCGCTAGCGGTCGCGTGACCGAGGGCCAGAAGCTGGTTCGTGTGGAGAATCTCAGCGATACCCCTATCCCGAAACAACAGACCGAATTGCTGCCTCCGGCAGAATGGGCACTGGAATGGCGCGGTGGGAAACTCGAAGACGAGGACTATGCACTCGAGCGAAAGGCTTTGAAGCCTAAACAGACCCCCTTCCTTAAATCGTTACAGGCAGCCAAAGCCTCATGGTTTGCATCCAAGGGACAAGGCACCACCTCGGATTTATCGAAGTGGACCATCGGCCGTGACTCACGGGAAAACGCCCTGGCTTTGGGCGAATTGACGTTGCTGCTGATGCGCCAGGGCCGAACCAATGAGGCGTTAATTGCTATTAACAAGGCTCTTGAATATCAACCTTCCTCCGGCCTGCTTAACCGACTCCACGTGCTGCTTAAAAAAGATGTTAATACCGTTAAAACAACCCTGGCCGCCCAGCCGCTCGACTCTGAGTTGTGGCTGGCGTATCTCGTTGCGCAAGTCCGGTCCACGACCAACTCCAATTGGGCCGATCGCGAGATTCAAAAAGCGGTCGATAACGACCTTTACCCGCCGGGCACATTGGTTCGGGCTGGCGACTTATTCCTAAGATACAACCTGACCAATGCAGCCAGTATTGCGGCCCACGCAGCAATCAAAAACGGCCAAGGTTTACTTCCGGCGGATGTGCTGGGAGTGACAACCGCCATCAAGCTGCAGGATAATGCCTGGGCGTTACTGTGTGCCCGGGCCGGTACAGAACATGCCATCGAGCCTTGGCCATTCTACAAAATCATTATCGGGCTGAAAATCCGATCCGGAAAAGCAGATCCGGACATCATCCGTGCTCTTGAAGGACTTGCCTCGCACTACCCCGAAGAAAGTGTCTGGGCACAACGCCTGGGTGAATTGTACTTCCAAAAGGGACAAACTGATCGCGCCCTGGGAGTTTTGGAAGACGCCCTGGCCCGTGAAGTCGGAAATAAACAAGCATTGCCAAGAACCTACCTGCTGGCCGCAGAATCTGCTCGCCGCGAAGGAAATATCGCCCGCGCCATCAAAATCCTTAAATCCGCTTACGTGCGTTATCCCGCCGATTTGAACGTCTTGAATAATCTCATCTTCACCCTGGCGCAGGATCCCCTGTATATCGCTGACGCTCTCTCTCTACTGCCCACGCTTCTTAGTAATGAAAAGAATGACTTTGCCATCCATGATACAGCGGCACTTGTCTATACTCGGGCAGGCAATCTTGCCGAAGCCGAAAAGCACATGCAGAAAGCCCTCTCCCTCGTGAAAAAAGGGGACTACGCCTGGCTGGAAGTGTACTTGAATGCAGCCGAGGCACAAATCAAGCTGGGGAAATTGCGAGAAGCCCGAGAGAGTTTGTCGCTGATTTTGAAAACACAGGAACGTTCTTCCATCATCGATGCCCGCGCTCGCGAACTGCAGGATGAACTCTCTCGTAAAGAACGGGAGCAAACGAAGTGGTTCTGA